A single window of Synechococcus sp. C9 DNA harbors:
- a CDS encoding exopolysaccharide biosynthesis protein, with translation MPRLSVKLQDWLAQAEPPEAVTLRDILQLTGESSWGMMLVLLSFPSALPLPAPGYSTPFGLLIMLVAGQWLTGAAIPWLPERFLRGRLSWAQFRQLVQAGIPWLQRLERLTRPRWLGVTKRGHWLLGWLVGLMGLSMAIPIPGTNTIPAMGVFLIGFGLIETDGMICLAGALVALIGGTLTVSILTALWFGGTNFLEWLKMQLKTRLGGGMSG, from the coding sequence ATGCCCCGCTTGTCTGTAAAATTGCAGGACTGGCTCGCCCAGGCAGAACCCCCGGAAGCCGTCACCCTGCGGGACATTCTCCAACTCACCGGCGAGAGTTCCTGGGGGATGATGTTGGTGCTTTTGTCCTTTCCTTCCGCCTTGCCCTTGCCCGCCCCAGGTTATTCCACCCCCTTTGGTTTACTCATTATGCTGGTGGCGGGTCAATGGTTGACCGGAGCGGCGATTCCCTGGTTGCCGGAGCGGTTTTTGCGAGGCCGACTCTCCTGGGCACAATTTCGCCAATTGGTGCAGGCGGGTATTCCTTGGTTACAACGGCTGGAGCGACTGACCCGCCCCCGCTGGCTGGGGGTGACCAAACGGGGCCATTGGCTGTTGGGCTGGCTGGTGGGTTTGATGGGGTTATCCATGGCGATTCCCATCCCTGGTACCAATACGATCCCGGCGATGGGGGTGTTTTTGATTGGATTTGGTTTAATTGAAACCGATGGGATGATTTGCCTGGCGGGCGCACTGGTTGCGCTGATTGGGGGGACTTTAACCGTGTCGATTCTCACCGCTTTGTGGTTCGGTGGAACGAATTTCTTGGAGTGGCTGAAAATGCAACTAAAAACCCGATTGGGTGGGGGAATGTCTGGTTAA